Proteins from a genomic interval of Antedon mediterranea chromosome 5, ecAntMedi1.1, whole genome shotgun sequence:
- the LOC140050136 gene encoding unconventional myosin-XVI-like isoform X2 yields MESIEQSLLENLPRTQRLKLAKKFRQDQIKRFNAWQKQAKDSPRRSKKKNKNKKGFNVNFDVCNKFRDAVSRFDDQEVIILLDRGADVNTASDIGVSVLHQCCVDDNLSVAEILIQRGADINARDDDWWTPLHTACACENSEIVNLLLSNGADAKLIDIDGNAPIDHTPAGSDTRQVMEQHMKTLGYTDEELRNIKNQTAHDMLSEVQEFVNTGGNVNATTDSGISLMHVAAANNYRDVVRLLSEHKANIDLQDNEGCTPLHLSSKFGNTRMTKLLVKNGANPFIVNNDGDKPKTIAATDLIEDILKAAEQEYKPEKAQQTVSDEPIYDAAIYEDTVSLLRLNSKTIRPRHISLSKSDMIFESETRLPGDEEKREEDEEEEDYVYRGFKIPKEKEAGFLPKTSQTDDLASVANLTQNTLLQELMLRYTKDQIYTYVGDILISVNPFKELPIYSKSISKQFVGIVDRGKLSPHIYAVADRSFQTLVRGKRSQCCIISGESGAGKTEACKYFVQHLLWSAQSDENFLNNKIQQVNPLLECFGNAQTVMNDNSSRFGKYLEIQFSENGHVQGAKISEYLLEKSRIVYQNEGERNFHIFYLMFSGLSPDEKKRYSLDFPSRHFYLSNTTDTKDLTSPKNVERFFGVRECLRLIGFTSDDEDNLFRILASLLHIGDIEFKKLDNSDAAVIINPEVLDIVSEFLQVPAEDLEAAIISESNFVRGEMIKRERNVSQACDCRDALAKALYGRLFSWVVNSINQLLQPLEDAPASVDIGVLDIFGFENFTKNSFEQICINVANEQLQTFFNRHIFQLERQDCEIEGIKMDNIQFTNNEPIVNIFLQKHVGIFAILDEESHFPKASDKSLAQKLHNGPGATGKGIYFTPKDKGTTFQILHYAGQVKYDLTGVLEKNRDTLPKSILFTMKTSNSLVVRELFQGRLTRTGSLAPSARQRQSRKSQKNTHDAFEFFKKKKAPDVARKPLKKKGPPVNVTERKGPATVAFHFKNSLAELILKMSKCVPHFVRCIKPNTTKKPDKFVPEYVIAQMRYTGIMETIRIRQQGFAMRITFEEFLSRYYALTLGSVPMNSTLPVLQKCKKALESCQLKDFKVGKTKLFFRYWHVEKLAALCAKEDKKINICQKVIRGFIVRREFNRKLEKLSRQRKYISSFLQDLQTRGNAFHKTFVELNEHDTITDLEEELINIADDNGKKCKQVTNNNESDFVDMATNGHVVLNSHDIDSKYIEVLNHQAPPPPSLADMPQTPYNDDYIVPQPVDDSYEELQQMYNLPPPPPPPTTDEYFEIEDLPPPPPMAEVPFQNIANIRERFLQQEKEETHKEKQKKRQSAPGNFGVIPNTDADLYDSIQPAARIKDTISQLQSRNPNADTPAQKAAKTQQRISSPAGFYTDQVINGKSRIPPPPTPKRNPDTRLSEMTNSRLSMPIVPIPEGIPTQFTNIPPPPSEPAPTPPALPPGRPNSSVFTNVPPPPSIPAPTPPRAPAYVPPPSYPNSSTGGQRPPSVLTFPGSSMSVPPPPPGPAPVPPVVGPPFAPPFAPPPPPTGPPAPPPPPPPGFGGPSAPPPPAIGGFAGRTQGPVRPNMQQPSGGLNISDITKIKLKPAQITERTVASTPADSICAEINKGITLRPTNKNIRGPGTQTNSNQNNGIPPPPNAPAPTPPVPPPPFGPAPTPPVVGDKQSPPPPATKPKPKPVDKVKTSPASPKLGPKSPGPMDPVQKAAPELVFDESIPVWKQAMLNKKHAEAKKMEEEELKKKQHEEDKWKGIPDWKKKIMMDKERKRQEEEASKIDPVEEERRVKLMAMPAWKRDLLMKKQGNGE; encoded by the exons ATGGAATCGATAGAACAATCATTATTAGAAAATCTTCCACGAACACAACGACTGAAACTTGCCAAGAAATTTAGACAAGATCAGATTAAACGTTTCAACGCTTGGCAGAAGCAAGCCAAAGACAGTCCACGTCGgtctaaaaagaaaaacaaaaacaaaaaaggatttaatgttaattttgacGTTTGCAACAAATTCAGAGATGCAGTTTCAAGATTTGATGATCAAGAAG TGATTATTTTATTGGACCGTGGAGCGGATGTGAACACTGCTTCTGACATCGGTGTTTCTGTATTACACCAG TGCTGTGTAGATGATAATTTGTCGGTGGCTGAGATACTGATTCAACGAGGTGCGGACATTAACGCCCGGGATGATGACTGGTGGACACCTCTTCACACAGCCTGCGCTTGTGAAAATTCTGAAATTGTGAACCTTCTACTTAGT AATGGAGCAGATGCTAAGCTTATTGATATTGATGGTAATGCACCTATTGACCACACCCCTGCTGGTAGTGACACAAGACAAGTTATGGAACAACACATGAAAACTTTAG GTTACACTGATGAAGAACTTAGAAACATTAAAAACCAAACAGCTCATGACATGCTGTCAGAAGTTCAAGAGTTTGTTAACACTGGAGGCAATGTTAACGCTACCACTGATTCTGGTATATCTTTA ATGCACGTTGCAGCTGCCAATAACTACAGAGACGTGGTCCGTCTTCTAAGTGAACACAAGGCCAACATTGATCTACAGGATAATGAGGGCTGCACTCCACTTCACCTGTCGTCCAAATTTGGCAACACAAGAATGACCAAGTTACTGGTCAAGAATGGTGCTAACCCATTTATTGTGAACAATGATGGCGACAAACCTAAAA CTATAGCAGCAACTGACCTGATTGAAGACATTTTAAAGGCAGCCGAGCAAGAATATAAGCCAGAAAAAGCCCAGCAGACTGTAAGTGATGAACCAATCTATGATGCAGCTATCTATGAAGATACAGTCTCTCTACTCAGGCTAAACAGCAAAACTAT ACGGCCTCGTCACATTTCGTTGTCAAAATCTGACATGATCTTTGAGTCGGAGACAAGACTACCAGGAGACGAGGAGAAACGAGAGGAGGACGAGGAAGAAGAGGATTATGTGTACAGAGGATTTAAGATACCAAAAGAGAAAGAAGCc GGCTTCCTTCCAAAAACCAGTCAAACAGATGACCTTGCATCGGTAGCCAACCTCACTCAGAACACCCTTCTACAAGAACTAATGCTTCGCTACACCAAGGACCAGATTTAT acaTATGTTGGAGATATTTTGATTTCGGTGAACCCATTCAAAGAGCTTCCTATCTATTCTAAAAGTATATCTAAACAGTTTGTGGGCATCGTTGACCGGGGAAAACTCTCACCTCACATCTACGCAGTTGCCGACCGCTCATTTCAGACACTAGTGCGAGGGAAACGTTCCCAATGCTGCATTATCAGTGGTGAGAGCGGAGCCGGCAAAACTGAAGCTTGCAAATATTTTGTGCAACATCTTTTGTGGTCGGCACAAAGTGATGAGAACTTCTTGAACAATAAGATACAACAG GTAAACCCACTTCTTGAGTGTTTTGGTAATGCACAGACAGTCATGAATGATAACTCAAGTCGCTTTGGTAAATACTTAGAAATACAGTTCAGCGAGAATGGCCATGTACAAGGAG CCAAGATTTCAGAGTATCTGTTAGAAAAATCACGTATTGTTTATCAGAATGAGGGAGAGCGGAACTttcacatattttatttaatgttcaGCGGCCTCTCACCTGATGAGAAGAAACGCTACTCATTAGACTTTCCATCGAGACACTT CTACTTGAGTAACACTACAGACACGAAGGATTTGACATCGCCAAAGAACGTGGAGCGCTTCTTTGGCGTCAGAGAATGCCTTCGTCTCATTGGTTTCACCTCTGAT GATGAAGACAACTTGTTCAGAATTTTGGCGTCACTTCTTCACATTGGAGATATCGAATTTAAAAAACTGGACAATTCTGATGCAGCTGTCATCATTAATCCAGAGGTGCTTGACATCGTCTCAGAATTTCTTCAGGTTCCTGCTGAGGATCTCGAGGCTGCCATCATATCAGAATCAAATTTTGTTAGAG GTGAGATGATTAAAAGAGAGCGAAACGTTTCACAAGCTTGCGATTGTCGTGATGCTCTTGCAAAGGCATTGTACGGCCGTCTCTTTAGTTGGGTTGTTAACAGCATTAACCAGCTTTTGCAACCTTTAGAAGATGCACCAGCATCCGTGGATATTGGTGTTCTTGACATCTTTGGTTTTGAAAACTTTACTAAAAACAGCTTTGAACAG attTGTATTAATGTTGCAAATGAACAGCTTCAAACATTTTTCAATCGTCACATATTTCAACTTGAACGGCAAGACTGTGAGATTGAAGGAATTAAGATGGACAACATTCAGTTTACCAACAATGAACCCattgttaacatttttctaCAG AAACATGTTGGTATTTTTGCCATTCTGGATGAGGAAAGTCATTTCCCGAAAGCATCAGATAAATCTCTTGCGCAAAAGTTGCACAACGGTCCAGGAGCCACCGGCAAAGGCATCTACTTTACTCCTAAAGACAAAGGAACCACATTCCAAATACTTCACTATGCTGGCCAG gTGAAATATGATTTAACAGGTGTTTTGGAGAAAAACAGGGACACTCTACCAAAATCAATCCTGTTCACAATGAAAA caAGTAACAGTTTAGTTGTCCGTGAGCTCTTTCAAGGTCGTTTAACAAGGACAGGTTCGTTGGCTCCTAGCGCTAGGCAACGGCAAtcacgaaaatcacaaaaaaatacCCATGATGCATTTGAATTCTTTAAGAAAAAGAAGGCACCTGATGTGGCAAGAAAG CCATTAAAAAAGAAAGGTCCTCCTGTCAATGTTACTGAACGAAAAGGACCAGCAACTGTTGCCTTTCATTTCAAG AATTCACTGGCCGAGTTGATCTTAAAAATGTCCAAGTGTGTCCCTCATTTTGTCCGTTGTATAAAGCCCAACACGACCAAAAAGCCTGACAAGTTTGTCCCAGAGTATGTGATAGCCCAGATGCGATACACGGGCATCATGGAAACAATACGTATTAGGCAACAAGGCTTTGCTATGAGAATTACATTTGAAGAATTCTTGTCCAG GTATTATGCTCTAACCTTAGGCAGTGTGCCAATGAACAGCACTCTTCCAGTTCTGCAAAAATGTAAAAAGGCTCTGGAGTCATGTCAGCTAAAGGATTTCAAG GTTGGTAAGACTAAGCTCTTTTTCCGGTACTGGCATGTGGAGAAGTTAGCTGCCCTTTGCGCCAAAGAAGACAAGAAAATTAACATCTGTCAGAAAG taATCCGTGGCTTTATTGTTAGAAGAGAATTCAACCGAAAGCTTGAGAAACTAAGTCGACAGAGAAAGTACATTTCCAGCTTCCTTCAAGATTTACAAACACGAGGAAACGCTTTCCATAAG ACCTTTGTTGAACTGAATGAACATGACACTATAACAGATCTGGAAgaagaattaattaatattgctGATGATAATGGTAAAAAATG TAAACAAGTAACCAACAACAACGAATCTGACTTTGTTGACATGGCAACTAACGGACATGTTGTATTGAACTCTCATGATATTGACAGTAAATACATTGAAGTTTTGAATCATCAAGCTCCGCCCCCTCCCAGTCTAGCGGACATGCCGCAGACACCCTACAACGATGATTACATTGTACCACAACCGGTGGACGATAGCTATGAGGAACTTCAGCAAATGTACAATTTACCACCTCCTCCGCCACCACCAACAACTGATGAATATTTTGAGATAGAGGATCTACCCCCTCCCCCACCAATGGCTGAAGTTCCTTTCCAAAATATTGCGAATATTAGAGAACGATTTCTTCAACAAGAAAAAGAAGAGACACACAAGGAAAAACAGAAGAAACGACAATCTGCACCAGGAAACTTTGGAGTAATTCCAAACACTGATGCTGATTTATACGATTCAATTCAACCAGCAGCTCGAATAAAAGACACTATATCGCAGCTGCAATCACGCAACCCAAATGCTGATACACCAGCTCAAAAGGCAGCTAAGACTCAACAAAGAATATCATCGCCAGCGGGTTTTTACACGGACCAAGTTATAAATGGAAAGTCGAGAATTCCACCTCCACCGACTCCTAAACGCAATCCTGACACAAGACTAAGCGAAATGACAAATAGTCGGTTAAGCATGCCTATAGTTCCAATACCTGAGGGAATTCCAactcaatttacaaatataccCCCTCCTCCATCAGAACCAGCCCCAACACCACCTGCGTTACCTCCAGGtagaccaaattcaagtgttTTTACAAATGTTCCTCCTCCACCCAGTATACCAGCGCCAACGCCCCCAAGAGCACCAGCATATGTTCCACCGCCTAGTTATCCAAACTCTTCCACAGGAGGCCAACGTCCCCCTTCTGTTTTAACATTCCCAGGTAGTAGTATGTCAGTGCCACCACCACCTCCAGGACCAGCACCAGTACCACCTGTAGTTGGCCCTCCATTTGCACCACCATTTGCACCTCCACCGCCACCAACAGGTCCTCCAGCTCCGCCACCACCACCTCCTCCAGGCTTTGGTGGACCTAGCGCACCTCCCCCTCCTGCAATTGGTGGATTCGCAGGAAGAACACAAGGACCAGTAAGACCAAATATGCAGCAACCCTCAGGAGGACTTAATATAAGTGACATCACTAAGATAAAACTTAAACCAGCACAAATAACAG AAAGAACAGTAGCGTCGACACCAGCTGACTCAATTTGTGCTGAAATTAACAAAGGAATCACATTAAGACCAACAAATAAAA ACATTCGAGGACCAGGTACTCAGACAAACAGTaatcaaaacaatggtattCCTCCACCACCAAATGCACCTGCCCCTACTCCTCCAGTTCCACCCCCTCCATTTGGCCCTGCCCCAACACCCCCAGTAGTTGGTGATAAGCAATCTCCTCCCCCTCCTGCTACCAAGCCAAAACCTAAGCCAGTAGACAAAGTGAAGACAAGTCCAGCATCACCAAAGCTAGGCCCAAAATCACCAGGCCCTATGGATCCAGTGCAGAAGGCAGCACCTGAGCTTGTTTTTGATGAGAGTATTCCAGTATGGAAACAAGCTATGCTTAACAAAAAACATGCAGAAGCTAAG aaAATGGAGGAGGAAGAACTGAAGAAAAAACAGCATGAAGAAGACAAGTGGAAAGGCATTCCAGATTGGAAGAAGAAAATCATGATGGATAAAGAACGTAAACGTCAGGAAGAAGAAGCTTCTAAAATCGATCCTGTGGAAGAAGAAAGAAGAGTAAAATTGATGGCAATGCCAGCATGGAAGCGAGATCTACTCATGAAAAAACAGGGCAATGGGGAGTAA
- the LOC140050136 gene encoding unconventional myosin-XVI-like isoform X1, with protein sequence MESIEQSLLENLPRTQRLKLAKKFRQDQIKRFNAWQKQAKDSPRRSKKKNKNKKGFNVNFDVCNKFRDAVSRFDDQEVIILLDRGADVNTASDIGVSVLHQCCVDDNLSVAEILIQRGADINARDDDWWTPLHTACACENSEIVNLLLSNGADAKLIDIDGNAPIDHTPAGSDTRQVMEQHMKTLGYTDEELRNIKNQTAHDMLSEVQEFVNTGGNVNATTDSGISLMHVAAANNYRDVVRLLSEHKANIDLQDNEGCTPLHLSSKFGNTRMTKLLVKNGANPFIVNNDGDKPKTIAATDLIEDILKAAEQEYKPEKAQQTVSDEPIYDAAIYEDTVSLLRLNSKTIRPRHISLSKSDMIFESETRLPGDEEKREEDEEEEDYVYRGFKIPKEKEAGFLPKTSQTDDLASVANLTQNTLLQELMLRYTKDQIYTYVGDILISVNPFKELPIYSKSISKQFVGIVDRGKLSPHIYAVADRSFQTLVRGKRSQCCIISGESGAGKTEACKYFVQHLLWSAQSDENFLNNKIQQGFDDGRIQNTKIQQVNPLLECFGNAQTVMNDNSSRFGKYLEIQFSENGHVQGAKISEYLLEKSRIVYQNEGERNFHIFYLMFSGLSPDEKKRYSLDFPSRHFYLSNTTDTKDLTSPKNVERFFGVRECLRLIGFTSDDEDNLFRILASLLHIGDIEFKKLDNSDAAVIINPEVLDIVSEFLQVPAEDLEAAIISESNFVRGEMIKRERNVSQACDCRDALAKALYGRLFSWVVNSINQLLQPLEDAPASVDIGVLDIFGFENFTKNSFEQICINVANEQLQTFFNRHIFQLERQDCEIEGIKMDNIQFTNNEPIVNIFLQKHVGIFAILDEESHFPKASDKSLAQKLHNGPGATGKGIYFTPKDKGTTFQILHYAGQVKYDLTGVLEKNRDTLPKSILFTMKTSNSLVVRELFQGRLTRTGSLAPSARQRQSRKSQKNTHDAFEFFKKKKAPDVARKPLKKKGPPVNVTERKGPATVAFHFKNSLAELILKMSKCVPHFVRCIKPNTTKKPDKFVPEYVIAQMRYTGIMETIRIRQQGFAMRITFEEFLSRYYALTLGSVPMNSTLPVLQKCKKALESCQLKDFKVGKTKLFFRYWHVEKLAALCAKEDKKINICQKVIRGFIVRREFNRKLEKLSRQRKYISSFLQDLQTRGNAFHKTFVELNEHDTITDLEEELINIADDNGKKCKQVTNNNESDFVDMATNGHVVLNSHDIDSKYIEVLNHQAPPPPSLADMPQTPYNDDYIVPQPVDDSYEELQQMYNLPPPPPPPTTDEYFEIEDLPPPPPMAEVPFQNIANIRERFLQQEKEETHKEKQKKRQSAPGNFGVIPNTDADLYDSIQPAARIKDTISQLQSRNPNADTPAQKAAKTQQRISSPAGFYTDQVINGKSRIPPPPTPKRNPDTRLSEMTNSRLSMPIVPIPEGIPTQFTNIPPPPSEPAPTPPALPPGRPNSSVFTNVPPPPSIPAPTPPRAPAYVPPPSYPNSSTGGQRPPSVLTFPGSSMSVPPPPPGPAPVPPVVGPPFAPPFAPPPPPTGPPAPPPPPPPGFGGPSAPPPPAIGGFAGRTQGPVRPNMQQPSGGLNISDITKIKLKPAQITERTVASTPADSICAEINKGITLRPTNKNIRGPGTQTNSNQNNGIPPPPNAPAPTPPVPPPPFGPAPTPPVVGDKQSPPPPATKPKPKPVDKVKTSPASPKLGPKSPGPMDPVQKAAPELVFDESIPVWKQAMLNKKHAEAKKMEEEELKKKQHEEDKWKGIPDWKKKIMMDKERKRQEEEASKIDPVEEERRVKLMAMPAWKRDLLMKKQGNGE encoded by the exons ATGGAATCGATAGAACAATCATTATTAGAAAATCTTCCACGAACACAACGACTGAAACTTGCCAAGAAATTTAGACAAGATCAGATTAAACGTTTCAACGCTTGGCAGAAGCAAGCCAAAGACAGTCCACGTCGgtctaaaaagaaaaacaaaaacaaaaaaggatttaatgttaattttgacGTTTGCAACAAATTCAGAGATGCAGTTTCAAGATTTGATGATCAAGAAG TGATTATTTTATTGGACCGTGGAGCGGATGTGAACACTGCTTCTGACATCGGTGTTTCTGTATTACACCAG TGCTGTGTAGATGATAATTTGTCGGTGGCTGAGATACTGATTCAACGAGGTGCGGACATTAACGCCCGGGATGATGACTGGTGGACACCTCTTCACACAGCCTGCGCTTGTGAAAATTCTGAAATTGTGAACCTTCTACTTAGT AATGGAGCAGATGCTAAGCTTATTGATATTGATGGTAATGCACCTATTGACCACACCCCTGCTGGTAGTGACACAAGACAAGTTATGGAACAACACATGAAAACTTTAG GTTACACTGATGAAGAACTTAGAAACATTAAAAACCAAACAGCTCATGACATGCTGTCAGAAGTTCAAGAGTTTGTTAACACTGGAGGCAATGTTAACGCTACCACTGATTCTGGTATATCTTTA ATGCACGTTGCAGCTGCCAATAACTACAGAGACGTGGTCCGTCTTCTAAGTGAACACAAGGCCAACATTGATCTACAGGATAATGAGGGCTGCACTCCACTTCACCTGTCGTCCAAATTTGGCAACACAAGAATGACCAAGTTACTGGTCAAGAATGGTGCTAACCCATTTATTGTGAACAATGATGGCGACAAACCTAAAA CTATAGCAGCAACTGACCTGATTGAAGACATTTTAAAGGCAGCCGAGCAAGAATATAAGCCAGAAAAAGCCCAGCAGACTGTAAGTGATGAACCAATCTATGATGCAGCTATCTATGAAGATACAGTCTCTCTACTCAGGCTAAACAGCAAAACTAT ACGGCCTCGTCACATTTCGTTGTCAAAATCTGACATGATCTTTGAGTCGGAGACAAGACTACCAGGAGACGAGGAGAAACGAGAGGAGGACGAGGAAGAAGAGGATTATGTGTACAGAGGATTTAAGATACCAAAAGAGAAAGAAGCc GGCTTCCTTCCAAAAACCAGTCAAACAGATGACCTTGCATCGGTAGCCAACCTCACTCAGAACACCCTTCTACAAGAACTAATGCTTCGCTACACCAAGGACCAGATTTAT acaTATGTTGGAGATATTTTGATTTCGGTGAACCCATTCAAAGAGCTTCCTATCTATTCTAAAAGTATATCTAAACAGTTTGTGGGCATCGTTGACCGGGGAAAACTCTCACCTCACATCTACGCAGTTGCCGACCGCTCATTTCAGACACTAGTGCGAGGGAAACGTTCCCAATGCTGCATTATCAGTGGTGAGAGCGGAGCCGGCAAAACTGAAGCTTGCAAATATTTTGTGCAACATCTTTTGTGGTCGGCACAAAGTGATGAGAACTTCTTGAACAATAAGATACAACAG GGCTTTGATGATGGGAGAATACAGAACACAAAGATACAGCAG GTAAACCCACTTCTTGAGTGTTTTGGTAATGCACAGACAGTCATGAATGATAACTCAAGTCGCTTTGGTAAATACTTAGAAATACAGTTCAGCGAGAATGGCCATGTACAAGGAG CCAAGATTTCAGAGTATCTGTTAGAAAAATCACGTATTGTTTATCAGAATGAGGGAGAGCGGAACTttcacatattttatttaatgttcaGCGGCCTCTCACCTGATGAGAAGAAACGCTACTCATTAGACTTTCCATCGAGACACTT CTACTTGAGTAACACTACAGACACGAAGGATTTGACATCGCCAAAGAACGTGGAGCGCTTCTTTGGCGTCAGAGAATGCCTTCGTCTCATTGGTTTCACCTCTGAT GATGAAGACAACTTGTTCAGAATTTTGGCGTCACTTCTTCACATTGGAGATATCGAATTTAAAAAACTGGACAATTCTGATGCAGCTGTCATCATTAATCCAGAGGTGCTTGACATCGTCTCAGAATTTCTTCAGGTTCCTGCTGAGGATCTCGAGGCTGCCATCATATCAGAATCAAATTTTGTTAGAG GTGAGATGATTAAAAGAGAGCGAAACGTTTCACAAGCTTGCGATTGTCGTGATGCTCTTGCAAAGGCATTGTACGGCCGTCTCTTTAGTTGGGTTGTTAACAGCATTAACCAGCTTTTGCAACCTTTAGAAGATGCACCAGCATCCGTGGATATTGGTGTTCTTGACATCTTTGGTTTTGAAAACTTTACTAAAAACAGCTTTGAACAG attTGTATTAATGTTGCAAATGAACAGCTTCAAACATTTTTCAATCGTCACATATTTCAACTTGAACGGCAAGACTGTGAGATTGAAGGAATTAAGATGGACAACATTCAGTTTACCAACAATGAACCCattgttaacatttttctaCAG AAACATGTTGGTATTTTTGCCATTCTGGATGAGGAAAGTCATTTCCCGAAAGCATCAGATAAATCTCTTGCGCAAAAGTTGCACAACGGTCCAGGAGCCACCGGCAAAGGCATCTACTTTACTCCTAAAGACAAAGGAACCACATTCCAAATACTTCACTATGCTGGCCAG gTGAAATATGATTTAACAGGTGTTTTGGAGAAAAACAGGGACACTCTACCAAAATCAATCCTGTTCACAATGAAAA caAGTAACAGTTTAGTTGTCCGTGAGCTCTTTCAAGGTCGTTTAACAAGGACAGGTTCGTTGGCTCCTAGCGCTAGGCAACGGCAAtcacgaaaatcacaaaaaaatacCCATGATGCATTTGAATTCTTTAAGAAAAAGAAGGCACCTGATGTGGCAAGAAAG CCATTAAAAAAGAAAGGTCCTCCTGTCAATGTTACTGAACGAAAAGGACCAGCAACTGTTGCCTTTCATTTCAAG AATTCACTGGCCGAGTTGATCTTAAAAATGTCCAAGTGTGTCCCTCATTTTGTCCGTTGTATAAAGCCCAACACGACCAAAAAGCCTGACAAGTTTGTCCCAGAGTATGTGATAGCCCAGATGCGATACACGGGCATCATGGAAACAATACGTATTAGGCAACAAGGCTTTGCTATGAGAATTACATTTGAAGAATTCTTGTCCAG GTATTATGCTCTAACCTTAGGCAGTGTGCCAATGAACAGCACTCTTCCAGTTCTGCAAAAATGTAAAAAGGCTCTGGAGTCATGTCAGCTAAAGGATTTCAAG GTTGGTAAGACTAAGCTCTTTTTCCGGTACTGGCATGTGGAGAAGTTAGCTGCCCTTTGCGCCAAAGAAGACAAGAAAATTAACATCTGTCAGAAAG taATCCGTGGCTTTATTGTTAGAAGAGAATTCAACCGAAAGCTTGAGAAACTAAGTCGACAGAGAAAGTACATTTCCAGCTTCCTTCAAGATTTACAAACACGAGGAAACGCTTTCCATAAG ACCTTTGTTGAACTGAATGAACATGACACTATAACAGATCTGGAAgaagaattaattaatattgctGATGATAATGGTAAAAAATG TAAACAAGTAACCAACAACAACGAATCTGACTTTGTTGACATGGCAACTAACGGACATGTTGTATTGAACTCTCATGATATTGACAGTAAATACATTGAAGTTTTGAATCATCAAGCTCCGCCCCCTCCCAGTCTAGCGGACATGCCGCAGACACCCTACAACGATGATTACATTGTACCACAACCGGTGGACGATAGCTATGAGGAACTTCAGCAAATGTACAATTTACCACCTCCTCCGCCACCACCAACAACTGATGAATATTTTGAGATAGAGGATCTACCCCCTCCCCCACCAATGGCTGAAGTTCCTTTCCAAAATATTGCGAATATTAGAGAACGATTTCTTCAACAAGAAAAAGAAGAGACACACAAGGAAAAACAGAAGAAACGACAATCTGCACCAGGAAACTTTGGAGTAATTCCAAACACTGATGCTGATTTATACGATTCAATTCAACCAGCAGCTCGAATAAAAGACACTATATCGCAGCTGCAATCACGCAACCCAAATGCTGATACACCAGCTCAAAAGGCAGCTAAGACTCAACAAAGAATATCATCGCCAGCGGGTTTTTACACGGACCAAGTTATAAATGGAAAGTCGAGAATTCCACCTCCACCGACTCCTAAACGCAATCCTGACACAAGACTAAGCGAAATGACAAATAGTCGGTTAAGCATGCCTATAGTTCCAATACCTGAGGGAATTCCAactcaatttacaaatataccCCCTCCTCCATCAGAACCAGCCCCAACACCACCTGCGTTACCTCCAGGtagaccaaattcaagtgttTTTACAAATGTTCCTCCTCCACCCAGTATACCAGCGCCAACGCCCCCAAGAGCACCAGCATATGTTCCACCGCCTAGTTATCCAAACTCTTCCACAGGAGGCCAACGTCCCCCTTCTGTTTTAACATTCCCAGGTAGTAGTATGTCAGTGCCACCACCACCTCCAGGACCAGCACCAGTACCACCTGTAGTTGGCCCTCCATTTGCACCACCATTTGCACCTCCACCGCCACCAACAGGTCCTCCAGCTCCGCCACCACCACCTCCTCCAGGCTTTGGTGGACCTAGCGCACCTCCCCCTCCTGCAATTGGTGGATTCGCAGGAAGAACACAAGGACCAGTAAGACCAAATATGCAGCAACCCTCAGGAGGACTTAATATAAGTGACATCACTAAGATAAAACTTAAACCAGCACAAATAACAG AAAGAACAGTAGCGTCGACACCAGCTGACTCAATTTGTGCTGAAATTAACAAAGGAATCACATTAAGACCAACAAATAAAA ACATTCGAGGACCAGGTACTCAGACAAACAGTaatcaaaacaatggtattCCTCCACCACCAAATGCACCTGCCCCTACTCCTCCAGTTCCACCCCCTCCATTTGGCCCTGCCCCAACACCCCCAGTAGTTGGTGATAAGCAATCTCCTCCCCCTCCTGCTACCAAGCCAAAACCTAAGCCAGTAGACAAAGTGAAGACAAGTCCAGCATCACCAAAGCTAGGCCCAAAATCACCAGGCCCTATGGATCCAGTGCAGAAGGCAGCACCTGAGCTTGTTTTTGATGAGAGTATTCCAGTATGGAAACAAGCTATGCTTAACAAAAAACATGCAGAAGCTAAG aaAATGGAGGAGGAAGAACTGAAGAAAAAACAGCATGAAGAAGACAAGTGGAAAGGCATTCCAGATTGGAAGAAGAAAATCATGATGGATAAAGAACGTAAACGTCAGGAAGAAGAAGCTTCTAAAATCGATCCTGTGGAAGAAGAAAGAAGAGTAAAATTGATGGCAATGCCAGCATGGAAGCGAGATCTACTCATGAAAAAACAGGGCAATGGGGAGTAA